The sequence below is a genomic window from Halosolutus gelatinilyticus.
TCAAAATGGCCGTTCGACGCTTGAATGCTTGTAAGACGAAAAATTTCGAGTGTGAGTAAAACAACGAATACGCCTGCTAGTAATACCATCGTCGTCAGTAGTCCGAGGTGGGTACTGGTTACTGCGAGAATTAGTACGATACCAACACCAACGAACCTTGTTGCAATCGTTGACCGGGGAAGGGCATGGAGGCCCGCCCACTGAATAATCGTTACTGTGGCGAGAAATCCAGCGATACTCCCGAAGAGAATAAGTCGGCTAGCACCCTCAAATTCGTGACCCTCTGCACCTGCAATGATAGTGGTCTCGATACCGATTCCGAACGCAGTGATACAGGCAAATACGGGAAGGTGCCCGTAGCCATAGAGGCTCCATCGTATGACCCCGAACCAATCGCTTCGAACGAATCGATTGACGATATCGTTATCGGAATATGCGAAGTAGAGCCACCAAAAACTAACTGCGATCAAAAATCCCGCGATACCGATTATTGCGGGTACGGTCTGCCAATTCGTATCGGCCGTCCCTGACGCTACGCCAAGGATTGCTTCGCCTAAGACGACGATGGTAAACAGACCGAATCGCTCGTCCATATGAGAACGTTGAGCAGGCACATCCTCGAGTATCATGTAGACGATCGACGTCCAGGAAATTTCGATGACGAGTCCGGCCGCCCAAAGTCCGTACGTTAGTGGAGGTGGAATCGCCAAGGATACGGCCCAAAACATAATCCCGATCATGTAACCGATCGACAGTATCGTCGCGAGCTCACGCGCTTCGGGTACTATTCGACTGACGATCAAATAGAGCCCTGTATTCAGTAGCCGGAGTAGGATATAGAAGATAGCGAACGCTGTTGCGCCGCCATGAAGGGCATCAGAGAACGTGAACGACCAGACAATCACACCGAGCATTACAGTGATCGAGGCAAGCGGATAAATCACGTCGTTCTGGTCAAAAACATCGCCATAGTAACTGTGTGCTCCCCATACCCACCAAACAGGGATGAACAGTACTACGAATTCGACGATCCCATTGGCCGTCAAGGAGTCTGCAAGAATACGACCAAGTTCGGCAACGGCAACGACGAACACCAGATCGAAGAACAGCTCCAACCACGTCGCGTGGCGGTCCGGAATTGGGGTCCGATCGTGAAGTGCGGGAGCAGATACCAGTTGGAGCCAGTTTTTACTCATTCTGTATTCTAGCCCGTCATTCGTAATGTGCCTCTCTCTAGAATCAATAGAGATTTTTGTTCCGGTTTGCGTTCATTCAGTGAGTGCCTTGGCAAGATATCCGTCGATGGATTACACATTGTGGACCACCAATCAGCACTCTGGGGGAACTTATTATTCTCTGAGGATTTCAACAAGGCCGATCGATTCAACGGAACGGGGAGCGGTCATCCGACGATTCTGGTCCCGCAACGCGTTCAGATCCCCGCGTTGTGCAGTCGTGTCTGAAAGACCGCTGCCCCGTAAACGCCATCGCGGCATCCACCTTTTTCCGTTCGGGTTCACTCACTACCCGCGGGTCGCTCCGTTCCCCGCTCATTTTCCGCGGCGCGTGGCGCCGCGCGCCGTTCGCTCACCACTCACGAAAAAATCTGGACCAAAAAAGACCGTTCGCTCGTTTCACTCGCTCACGGTCGTTAGTCGTGACGGAAAGACCGCTGCCCCGTAAACGCCATCGCGATGCCGTGTTCGTTCGCGGCCGCGATCACGTCGTCGTCGTTGACCGAGCCACCGGGCTGGACGACCGCCTCGATACCCGCCTTCGCGGCCTCCTCGATGCCGTCGGGGAACGGGAAGAAGGCGTCGGAGGCCATGACGGCGCCGTCGGCGTCCTTGCCCTCGGCGTGCTCGTCGGCTTTCATCGCCGCGAGTCGGACCGCGTCCACGCGGGACACCTGTCCCATGCCGATGCCGACCGTTTCGGTGCCCGTCGCGAAGAGAATGCCGTTCGACTTGACGTGCTTGAGCGTCCGCCACGCGAACACCATCGACTCGAGTTCTTCGCCGGTGGGTTCGCGCTCCGTGACGACCTCGAGGTCGTCGACGTCGATCGACTGCAGGTCGCGCTCCTGGACGAGTCGGCCGCCGACGATCGGCTTCTCGGTGAAGCGATCGGTTCGCTCTCCCAGTTCGCCCACGTCGAGCACGCGCAGATTCTTCTTCTCGCGGAGGACGTCGAGGGCGTCGTCGGTGTAACCGGGGGCGACGACGACCTCTTTGAACGAGTCGACGATCAGTTCCGCGGTCGCGGCGTCGCACTCCCGGTTGACGGCGACGATCCCGCCGAACGCGCTCATCGGATCGGTCGAAAGCGCCTTCTCGTAGGCCTCGGCGATCGAGTCCGCCGTCGCACAGCCCGCGGGGTTGGTGTGCTTGATGACCGCCGCGGCGGGCTCGTCGAACTCCGTGATCAGGTTCAGCGCGCCGTCGGCGTCGTTGTAGTTGTTGTACGACAGCGCCTTCGCGCCCTCGTTCAACTGGTCGGCGTGGACGACGCTGGCCTCGTCGCAGGTGTAGTCGGCGTAGACCGCGGCGTCCTGGTGGGGGTTCTCCCCGTAGCGGAGGGTGTCGATCCGATCGCTCGAGACGAGTCGGCGGGCCGGAAGGCCGCCTCGCGGCTTCGCCGCTCGACCATCCGAGGCGCGTGGCGCCTCGCTGTCGTCGTGGTCGTCATCCTCGGTACTCGCGACGTCCGCGTCGACGGTCACCTCGCCCGCCTCGCGATCGACGCCGACGGCGCCCTCGGCGAACCACTTTACCGCTCGTGGATACGCGCGGAACTCGCCCTCGTAGAGGACGCGCTCTTTGAGCGCCTCCGCGTCGTCACCCTCGTAGACCGGGATCGGTTCCTGGGTGACGATCGGGCCGACGTCGACTTCCGACTCGACGACCTCGCCCTCCTCGTCGGTCGCGTCGGTGACGACGTGGACCGTACAGCCCGTGACCGAGACGCCCGCCGCGAGGGCGTCGCCCCAGGCGTCCATGCCGGGGAACGACGGCAGCAGCGACGGGTGGACGTTCAGCGTCGTCGGCTGGACGTCGAGGAACGCGTCCGAGAGGATGCGCATGTAGCCGTCCAGACAGACCAGGTCGTACGCGTAGTCATCGAGCGCCGCGTTGACGGCCTCCTCGTGCTCGCGGCGGCTCATGTCCTCCCCCAGCGGGACGACCTCGGTGGGAATACCTCGCTCGGCGGCGGCCTCCAGCACCGGCGCGTCCCCGCTGTTCGTCAGCACGACGGCGAGTTCCGCCCCGCCCGGCGCTCGATCGGCGATGTTCAACAGGTTGCGCCCTCGGTTGCCGGCCATCCCGGCGATTCGCGTCATGCGCGGATAGCCGCCCGCAAAGGGGAAAGTGGTTGCGGTCTCGACCGCCGATATATACACGTACGTGTATCAATTTGGCGATATTCTCGACCACGACCGTAGAAATATGCACGCTCGTGGCTCGGTCTTTCGATAACCCTTTTGCGCCCCGCTGGAAAGAGTCGCACAATGACCGAAACTGACGCCCTGTACGCCGTCTCGCCGCTAGACGGCCGCTACGCCGGCCGGACCGCGCCGCTGTCGCCGTACGCGAGCGAGGCTGCACTCATGCGCGCCCGCGTCCGCGTCGAAGTCGAGTACCTGATCGCCCTCGCGGATCTCGACGCGACGCCGCTTGCGATCGATATCGACGAACGCGAAGCCTTGCGCGGGTTGTACAAGCACTTCGCCGAGGAGGATGCCCGGCTGATAAAGAAACTGGAGACGGAGGGTCACGCCGGCTTCGACGCGACGAACCACGATGTCAAGGCCGTCGAGTACTTCGTCCGCCACCGGCTTTCCGAGGACAGTGACGCCTCGGCGTGGATCCACTTCGGACTGACCAGCGAGGACGTGAACAACCTCGCCCACCGGCTGCTCGTCCGCGACGCCGTAGACGAGGTACTCCTCCCGAAACTGTACGAGGTGCGGAAGTCCCTCGCCGACATGGCCCGCGACCACCGCGATCTCCCGATGCTCGCGCGAACGCACGGCCAACCCGCCACGCCGACGACGTTCGGCAAGGAGATGGCCGTCTACGCCGCGCGCCTCGGTCGCGCGACCGGACGCATTCGGCGGGCGACGGACGGTCTCCGCGGCAAACTCGGCGGTGCCTCCGGGACCTACGCCGCCCACGTCGCGGCCTACCCGGACGTCGACTGGCGGGCCTTCGCCGAGGACTTCGTCACCGGATTGGGCCTCGCGTTCGAGCCGCTCACGACGCAGGTCAACCCCTGCGACGACCTCGCGGCCCTGTTCGACGCGTTCCGCGGAGCCAACGACGTCCTGCTCGACCTCGACCTCGACGTGTGGCTCTACGTCTCCGATCGCTACCTCGGCCAGGAGGCCGTCGAGGGCGAAACGGGCTCGTCGACGATGCCCCACAAGGTCAACCCGATCGACTTCGAGAACAGCGAGGGGAACCTCTCGAAGGCCAACTCCGATCTGACCTTCCTCGCCGACTACGTCACGACCTCGCGGCTCCAGCGCGACCTCTCGGATTCGACCGTCAAGCGCAACATCGGCGCGGCGTTCGCCCACTGCTTGATCGGCTACGGGAAGACCGCCACCGGCCTCGAGAAGGTCGTCCCGACCGAGGCGGTCATGCGCGAGGAACTCGAAAACACGCCCGAGATCATCGGCGAAGCCGTCCAGACTATCCTCCGACGCGAGGGCCAAGAAGACGCCTACGAGCGCGTCAAGGCCGTCACCCGCGGCCGGGAGGTTACGATCGAGGACTTTCGATCGATGTTCGACGAACTCGACGTCGACGAGGACGTCCGCGAGGAACTGCACGCGCTCACGCCGACCGGATATACCGGCGTCGCGAGCGAGCTGGTCGACGATCTCACGTAAGCGCGATCCGTCTTCCTCCGGTATTCGTGGACAGTCCGGTCTCCGCGTCGTCCGCTTCCGGTCCCCTCGTGTACTTCGATCGAAAAAACGAAGCTGCTGTTATCCGGATAACACCAATATTATTATATTATCATCTCGCTTTACTCGAATCGATGGCCGCAAAAACGAGGGCGGCGGCTCGCTGCGAGACGTGCGGTCGCGCGTTCGCCGTTTGGCAAACGTCTGATGGGCGGATCATCCCGATCGGGAACGTGGCGGGATGTCCCTGCGGCGAAGGGAATTTTCAGTTGCTGGCGTCGAACGCCGCATAACTCGCCGCCCCACTTTTCCGCGTTCACGCCGTACCCCGGATATGTCCGCGACGCAGGAAGCGGTCCTCGCGATGGAAGCGCTGGGATTGACGGAGTACGAGGCGCGGTGCTTCGTCGCGCTGACTCGGATATCGAACGGGACGGCGAAGGAAGTCGGCCAGGTTGCGGATATTCCTCGATCGCGGGTGTACGACACGATCGAAGGGCTCGAACGAAGGGGGCTCGTCGAGATCCAGCAATCCGATCCGCGGGAGTTCAAAGCCGTACCGATCGAGATGGCAGTACGCCGGATCCGCGAGGACTACGATTCTCGGATAAACGCCGCGGAAAACGCGTTACAACAGGTGGAAGAGCCGGAAACCGATGACGACGAGGGGATGTGGGCGATCACCCAGCCGGACCACGTAACCGAGCGCATCGAACTCTTTCTGGACGCCGCCGAAGACGAGATTCATTACGTCATCGTGACCGAGGAGGTGGTCGAACGATCGATCCTTACACACCTCGACCAGGCTGCTAATCGAGGCGTCGAGGTCGTCGTCGAAGTTTCGACCGACGATCTCGGAGAGCGCCTTCGCGAAGCGGTACCCGACGCGGACGTCGTCGTGGCGAGCGACCTGGAAACGACGAATCCGGTGTACGGGGAGTGGCCCGGCCAACTGCTCATGGTCGACAATCGATCGGTCGTCGCAGCGGGCATCGAAGAGACGGATCTGCCCGACGTAACCCAGGAACTCGCGGTCTGGACGTACGGACGCGACCACGGATTTGCCGTCTGGATACGCGAGCTATTGAACGATCGTCACGAGAAACTGTCAGCGCAATAAAACCCTCGTACGCGCCGCTTCGATCGGCGTCCGAACGGGGAATCGCTCGTCCGCATCGAGCGACGAGTCCCGTCCGCAACCCCCGTCCAGAACCGCACAGCAACCCAGGTCGTCGCGACTCGGACCGGCTACGCCTCGAAAGCTCGCACGTTCTCCGGTTCGATCGAGATGATGACCCGCTCCGTCTGGATCGGGTTCGGGTACTCGTCTTCGCCCATGTACCGCTTGGCCAGTTCGTCGATGTGTTCGCGGGCGTTCTCTGTCGTGATCTCGTCGACCTCGCCCGTCACGGAGAGCATTCGATACGGATTGTCGGGATCGACCATGCTCACTGCGACCCGCGAATCGTTGCGAGCGTTCTTCTCCTTGCGCCGATCGCGTTCGGTGTTGACGAGCAGCCGATCGGCGTCGGCGTCGTAGTCGATCCACACCGGCGTCACGTGGGGCGCACCGTTCGGCAACAGGGTGGAGATGTGCGCGAACGTCTGCTTTTCGAACAGGTTCTGGAAGTCGTCCGGGATCGATGCCATACCTGAACTGAACCATCGCGGTACTAATTCGCGTGCCCTTACGTTGCAACTTGCGAGAACGGCGGGTTCCGGCCCGATCGGAACCGCGGACCGGCGTCGTCCCGGGAAGCGCGGTGATCGGCGGTGCAGCGGGCGCCAACCGAATCCGGAGACCTATCACTTATCACTTATCCTGACTGAGAGGCGAGCATGACGGTCCCGCGACTCGTCCACGTCGCCGACCTCGAGACGATCTACGACGACCCGGAACGGGTTGGCCGATTGGCCGGCGCGGTGCGCGCGCGGCGCGACGATCGGACGCTCGTCGTCGGCGCCGGCGACACGACGGCGCTGGGTGCGCTCGCGTTCGTCAGCGAGGAGGGCCGCGAACTCGCCCGGCCGCTGTACGAGACGATCGATCCCGACGCCGACGTCCTCGGGAACCACGAGTTCGACTACGGCGCGGATCGGGCCGCCGCGTGGGTGCGGACGACGCCGGGACGCCACCTCCTCGCGAACGTCGAGGGACTTCCGGACGGCGCGACGACGCCGAGTGCGGTTGTCGAGGTCGCTGACGCGCGAATCGGCCTCGTCGGCGTCACCGATCCCAGAACCGCCGAGATATCCGGGATCGACCTCGACGTCGAATTCACCGATCCGGTGACGGCCGTTCGCGCGGCGAGCGATCGGCTTCGGTCCCGCGGCTGCGAGCGGGTCGTCGTCCTTTCGCACTGCGGGCCGCTCGATTCGACGATCGCTGCGGAGACCAATGCGGACATCGTCCTCGGCGGCCACGACCACGAGCGCGTCCGTGAACGGGTCGACGGCACGCTCGTCGCGCGCACCGAGGGCGGACAGGCGGGTGCGTTCCAGGTCGTCCGCCTGACCGATCCGCCCGCGGTCGAGGTGTGTGCGATCGACGACGAACCCCGCCACGAACGGATCGAATCGGCCTACCGCGAGCGCTACGACGCCACCGGACTCGCCGACGTCGTGACGACGCTGCCGGAGCCGATCGATCGCGCGACGACGGCGCGGACGGTCGCTCGCGCGTACCGGGAGCGTGGAACTGCCGCCGTCGGTCTCGTGGCTCGAGGGTCCGTCCGCGACGGGCTCCCCGGGGACGTCACGCGCGGAGACGTCATCGGCGTCGTTCCGTTCGGTTCCATGCTACACGTCCACCGCGTCGACGGTCGGACGATGGCGGCGATCGTCGATCGCGGCACGGGGCTGGACCACGAGACGGCGGGGGAGATCGTGGCCGACGGCCCGTCGCGATCGACCGACGGCGGCGCGCTCGTCGAGGGCGAGCCGATCGATCCGGACGGCTCCTACCGCGTCGGCTGTATGAGCTACCTGACGGCGGTCGACGCGATCCCCGAACTCGATTCCGACACGCTCGTCGAGGATCGCGGGCCGCAACACGAGCACGTGCTGGCGTATCTGGAGGGTGAGGGATCGATCGCGGAGCGCTCAACCCGGCGGTAGCTCCGTTACCGATCGAGGTTCCGCGTGAAGACGTGGCTCGCGCGATCCATGGCGACGCGCTCCTCGTAGAACCGGTGGGCCTCTTCGCGCTGTACCCCCGACGACAGGGCGATTTTCTCACATCCCATCCCCTCGGCCCACTCCACGAGGTGCTCGAAGAGGCGCCTTCCGTACCCCTCCGATCGGTGGTCGGCGTCGGTGATCAACTCGCATACCCACAGGTGCCGCCCGTAGTACATGTTGACCGAGACGTCGACGCCCGCGAGCGCGACGAGTTCGTCGTCCGAAAACAGGCCGAACAGCCGGTACCCGTTCTCGGTCATCCGATCGAGGTAGTCGAGGTACGCCGCCTCGTCGAGGTGCGTTCGCAACTGTCGCATCACGGGAAAGGCGCCGATCCACTCGGCTCTGGACGTCAACTCTCGAACCGTCGGCTCAGTCATACCTCCTCCCCCGCCGGGACGGACGATAGTGTTCTCGATCGAGGCGATCGAAACGGCGGTCGCCGGGAACGCGCTACTCGACGATCGCCGCGAGCGTCTCTTCGAGCGCCGCGGCCGCGGCCTCGACGTCCGCGACGCGGACGTACTCCCGGGGGGCGTGGGCGACGGCGCCCTCGTCGTCGGCCAGCACGCCGGGGCCGAAGACGACCGTCGGCGCGTCCGCCGCGAAGTAGGAGGCCTCCGTCGCCGCGGTGAACGGACGGACGTCGCTCTCCGCGGCCTCGGCGAGCAGACTCACGACCGGCGCGTCGGGATCGGTGTCCCAGGCCTCGAGAAACGGCGTCGGCCGATCGGTAAAGCTGAACTCGACGCCGACGTCCTCGGGAACGGTCGTCCGCAGGTGCTCTGTCAGCGCCTCGCGGAACGCCTCGCCCGTCTCCGGAGGGACGCTACGCCGATCGATCGTCAGCCTGCAGTCGGCCGGCACCTGGTTGGTCGACTCCCCGCCTTCGACGACGGTCGGCGTGAGCGTCGCAGCGCCGAGTTGCGGGTGTGTCGGCGGCGCATCGGCGCGCTCGTCGAAGGTTCGGGTCGCCTTCAGCGCGGGCTCGAGCGCCGCGATCACGTTCGTTCCCGACTGCGGCTCGGCGGCGTGGGCGTTCGCGCCGGTGAGGCGAACCGTCCCCTGAAATCGCCCCTTCGCCGCCGTGCAGACGTCGAGACCGGTCGGTTCGCCGACGATCACAGCGTCCGCGCCCGCGGCGATCGATTCGTCGCCGGAGACGAGCGCGTACGCGCCGGTCGAGAGCACTTCCTCGTCGGGAGTGATGGCGAGCGTCACTCGTCCCCGGGACGGATCGATCGCGAAGAAGGCCGCGAGCATCGCCGCGAGCGGCCCCTTCGCGTCGCAGGAGCCGCGTCCGCGGATGACGTCCGCGGCGATTTCGTCGCCGTCACCCGTCTCGCCGTCAGGCCCGCCGCCGTCGCGCTCGAACGGGACGTGCGGCGAGACAGTGTCGATGTGGGTATTCAAAACGACGTGCGCGTCGGCGTTCGCCGGTCCGCGGCGCGCGATCACGTTCCCGTCGTCGTCGACCCGCGGCGCGACGCCCTGCGCTTCGAGCGTCTGGCAGAGGAACTCGCGCATCGGCCCCACGCCATCGTTCGAGGGGTGCCGGACGGCCGTCTCGAGGAAGGCGATCGGATCGAACGGCCGATCGGCCGCGCGCTCGCTCGCGTACTCGTCCGTCTCGGCGTCAGAACCAGTACCGGCGTCGGCGGTGGAATCGCGTCCCGTCACTGTTCTCGAGTCACGTTCTGGTCGGCGATTCGATCGTCATCTCGCCGTCGAACTCGTGTTCGACGGGGCCGGCGAGCGTCGCGTGGCCGCGTTCGTTGAAGCTCACCCGCAGGGTGCCGCCCGGCGGCCGGACGCGGACGGGGTCCGCGTCGGTGAGCCCGAGTCGCCGCGCGACGACGGCGATCGCGACCGCGCCGGTGCCACAGGAGTCCGTCTCGCCCTCCACGCCGCGCTCGTAGGTGCGCTGGAAGAAGCCGCCGTCGCCGTCCGGGCTGGCCACCGTGACGTTCGTCCCGCGGGGAAAGACGTCCGCGTGGCGCACCGGCGGTGCGGCCGCCCCGAGGTCGACCTCGTCGACGTCGTCGACGAACGCGACGGCGTGGGGGACGCCGGTGTTGACCATCGTTACCTCGAGGCCCTCGATCTCGGTCTCGAAGACCTGCTCGTCGGCCTCGACGGGGACCTTCTCGGGGTCGAACGTCGGCGACCCCATCTCGATGACGATGTCGTCCGCGTCCGACCGATCGGCCCGCAGGGTCCCCGCCTGAGTGTCGATCATCACGCTGTCGGAGCCCGTCCGCTCCATCGCCCACTCGGCGGCACACCGGGCGCCGTTGCCGCACATCGGCGCCGTGGCGCCGTCCGGCTGGACCAGCGTCATCACGACGCGCGGCGGGGTGAACCCCTCCTCGAGCGCGAGAAAGAGGACGCCGTCGGCACCGACGCCGTCGTCTCGATCGCACTCGCGTTCCGCGAGCGCGCCCCTGTCGGGGACGGCTTCGTCCGCGTGGATGATTACGAAGTCGTTGCCGGTGCCGTGGTACTTCTGGAATGGGACGGTCATCGTGCTATCGTTCCTCGTGGTCGTTATCGCTCTCTCGGTTCGTTCGCGCGGTCGCGTCTCCCGCGCCGTGCGCGTCGGGCTCCAGGCGGGTCACGTCGTCGAACGTCTCCCGACGCCGGGAGAGTCGCGCCGCGTCGCCGTCGAGGACGATCGAGGCGGGCCGGGGACGCGAGTTGTACTGGGTGGCCATCTCGTAGCCGTACGCGCCGGCGTTGCCGATCGCGAGGACGTCCCCGCGCTCGCTCTTGGGCAGTTCGCGGTCCGCACAGAAGACGTCGCTGCTCTCGCAGATCGGGCCGCTGATCGTCTGCGGGGTCGTTCCGCGTGCCGGCGCCGCCGCGGACTCGGCCGGTGCGGTGTCCGCCGTCAGATTTCGGATCGGGTGGTAGGAGCCGTACATCGCGGGTCGAATCAGCGTCGTCATCCCTGCGTCGACGCCGACGGCGGTCGTCTCCCGGGCGTCCTTGACGGTGTTGACTTCGGTCAGCAGGACGCCGGCGTCGGCGACGAGATACCGGCCCGGCTCGATCGTCAGCGCCGCGTCGATCCCGCCGATCGCCTCGCGTGTCGCCTCGGCGACGGCCTCCAGATCGAGCGGCTCCTCGTCCTCGTGGTAGGGGACGCCGAAGCCGCCGCCGACGTCGACGAACTCGAGGCCGTCGCCGTCGAGTTCCCGGTTCACGTCTCTCGCCAGGTCACCCATCCGCGAGACGAACTTCCGGTGGGCCTCCAACTGGTCGCTCGAGACGCCGGAGCCGACGTGGGCGTGGATTCCGACCACGTCGATACCACGACCGGCGGCGTCCGAGAGGACCTCGACGGCGCGCTCGATCGGCACGCCGAACTTCGGTTCGGCGCCCGTCTCTACTTTCTCGTGGTGGCCGGCGCCGATGCCGGTGTTGACCCGAAGACAGAGCCGGCCGTCGTAGCCGCGATCGGCGAGGCGATCGATCGTGTCCTCGGCCCCGGCGGTGATCGTCAGGTCGGGGTGGTCCGCCCAGGCGTCGACGATCCAGTCGAGGTCGCGAGCGGGCGGGTTGACCGCGGTGTAGTGGACGTCGGCGCCCGGCGCGCCGGCCTCGAGCGATCGCTTGACCTCGCCGGCAGAGGCGCACTCCAGCCCGGCGCCGGCCTCGTGGACCGCCGCGAGGACGCCCCGAACCGCGTTCGCCTTCACCGCGTACATGATCTCGGCGTCGGGAAACGCCACCTCGACGCGCCGGTGGTTCTCCCGGACGCGATCGAGGTCGAGGACGTACAGCGGCGAGCCGTAGTCGTCGACGAGCGCCTGCAGCCGATCGGCGTCCCAATCGTCGAGCCGCCGGACTGCGGGATTCTCGCCGCCACCGTCGCTGCCGTCACCGTCGGAACGTACGTTCGATCTCTCGCCGTCCGCGGACTCACTCACTCTCTCAGCACCTCCTCGCGTTCCGTCGCTTCGAGCGTCTCCGTTTCGAGGTCGGTCGCGACGACGGCAGGCTTGTACGCGCCACCGTCGAAGAGGTCGTGGCCGCTGATCGAGGACTCGACGAAGCGGGTAAACGCGCGCCGATCGGCCGGAAGCTCACCGTACAGTACTTCATCCTCGACGAGGTCGTAAACGGGGATTCGCGGCGTCAGCAGGGTGTTCTCGCCGACGACGCTGTTCTCCCCGACGACGAAGCCGCTGGTGACGCGGCAGCCGGCGCCGAGCGAGACGTCGTCTTCGACGATGACCGGCGCGTTTTCGACGGGTTCGAGGACGCCGCCGATCAGCGTGTTCGCCCCCAGCTTGACGTTTTCGCCGATCTGGGCGCAGGAGCCGACCGTGTCACAGGAGTCGACGAGCGTGCCGTCGCCGACGTAGGCGCCGATGTTGACGAACGCTGGGCTCATCAGGATGCAGTTCGAGCCGACGTGCGCGCCCTGGCGGACGACCGTACCGTCCGGCGTGTTGCGGCTGCTCCGATCGCCGTAGCCGCTCGTATCCGCCAGCGGGAGGACGTCGTTGTAGGTGACGCCACCGTGTTCGTACTGACCGATCGATCGGAGGCCGAAGTTGAGCAGGATGCCCTGCTTGACCCACTCGTTGGCCTCCCACGCGTCAGTGCGCTTCTCGGCGGCGCGGATCTCGCCGGCCTCGAGCGCGTCGAGGAACGCCTCGAGCGTCGCGTACTCGTCCTCGCCGGCCGAGTCAGCGCCGACTTCGCCGTCGTTATACTGTGTCCACAGTTGTTCGATTTCGTCCTGTAGTGCACTCATTCGCTGATCACGTCCGAAAACTCGTAACGCCTCGCCTTCCGTCCTGCGATCCAGACCGCCGCGTCGACCGCGCCGGCGGCGAAGACGCCCCGGTCCTCGGCGCGGTGGGTGAGCCGGACCTCCTCGTGATTGCCCGCGAGGACGATCTCGTGTTCGCCCGTAACGTTCCCGGCGCGGAGCGCGTGGACGCCGATCTCGGCACCGTCGCGCGGATCGTCACCCTCGCGGCCGTGGGTTCGGCCGCTGAAGTCGCCGTTGGCTTCGATCTCCTCAAGCAGCCGATTCGCGGTGCCGCTCGGCGCGTCGCGCTTCGCATTGTGGTGCGTTTCGACGAGTTCCACGTCGTAGCCCGGTAGGCTCCGCACCGCTTCGCCGACGACGTTCAACAGGGCCTGCACCCCGCGGGCGAAGTTCGGCGCGCGGAGGACGGGGATCTCGTCGCCCGCGGCGTCGATCGCCCCGCGTTGGTCCTCGTCGAACCCGGTCGTCCCCGTGACGAACGCGACGCCCGCGTCGGCGCACGATAGAGCGTAGTCGACGGCGGAGTCGGGGCCGGTGAAGTCGACGACGACCGTCGGTTCCCGATCGACCAGCAGCGAGTCGAACTCGGATGCCGGCTCGACGGCTACGCCGTCGACGGTCTCGTCGCCCGGATCGCGGTTGACGGCGAAGACGACCTCGCAGTCCTCGTGATCGGCCGCCGCGGCGATCACTTCCCGTCCCATCCGGCCCGTCGCGCCGGTGACGCCGAGCCGGACCGTCATCGATCGCCTCCCGCGTCGGCGCTCGCGACGGTCACGGACTCGTCTTCGAGGTCCGCGAGGACGCGTTCGAGGCCCTCCCGGTACTCGTCGGCGAGGCGGGTGAGCGGCGGGCGCAGGCGGGCGGGGCCGTAGCCGCGTATCTGCATGGCTTCCTTGACCGGGATGGGGTTGGTCTCGACGAACAGTTCCCTGAACAGGGGGCCGAGTTCGTGGTGGAGTTCGCGGGCCTGCTCGTAGTGGCCGTCGAGCGCCGCGCCGACCATCGCGCACGTGCGCTCGGGTTCGA
It includes:
- a CDS encoding low temperature requirement protein A encodes the protein MSKNWLQLVSAPALHDRTPIPDRHATWLELFFDLVFVVAVAELGRILADSLTANGIVEFVVLFIPVWWVWGAHSYYGDVFDQNDVIYPLASITVMLGVIVWSFTFSDALHGGATAFAIFYILLRLLNTGLYLIVSRIVPEARELATILSIGYMIGIMFWAVSLAIPPPLTYGLWAAGLVIEISWTSIVYMILEDVPAQRSHMDERFGLFTIVVLGEAILGVASGTADTNWQTVPAIIGIAGFLIAVSFWWLYFAYSDNDIVNRFVRSDWFGVIRWSLYGYGHLPVFACITAFGIGIETTIIAGAEGHEFEGASRLILFGSIAGFLATVTIIQWAGLHALPRSTIATRFVGVGIVLILAVTSTHLGLLTTMVLLAGVFVVLLTLEIFRLTSIQASNGHFE
- the purH gene encoding bifunctional phosphoribosylaminoimidazolecarboxamide formyltransferase/IMP cyclohydrolase, coding for MTRIAGMAGNRGRNLLNIADRAPGGAELAVVLTNSGDAPVLEAAAERGIPTEVVPLGEDMSRREHEEAVNAALDDYAYDLVCLDGYMRILSDAFLDVQPTTLNVHPSLLPSFPGMDAWGDALAAGVSVTGCTVHVVTDATDEEGEVVESEVDVGPIVTQEPIPVYEGDDAEALKERVLYEGEFRAYPRAVKWFAEGAVGVDREAGEVTVDADVASTEDDDHDDSEAPRASDGRAAKPRGGLPARRLVSSDRIDTLRYGENPHQDAAVYADYTCDEASVVHADQLNEGAKALSYNNYNDADGALNLITEFDEPAAAVIKHTNPAGCATADSIAEAYEKALSTDPMSAFGGIVAVNRECDAATAELIVDSFKEVVVAPGYTDDALDVLREKKNLRVLDVGELGERTDRFTEKPIVGGRLVQERDLQSIDVDDLEVVTEREPTGEELESMVFAWRTLKHVKSNGILFATGTETVGIGMGQVSRVDAVRLAAMKADEHAEGKDADGAVMASDAFFPFPDGIEEAAKAGIEAVVQPGGSVNDDDVIAAANEHGIAMAFTGQRSFRHD
- the purB gene encoding adenylosuccinate lyase gives rise to the protein MTETDALYAVSPLDGRYAGRTAPLSPYASEAALMRARVRVEVEYLIALADLDATPLAIDIDEREALRGLYKHFAEEDARLIKKLETEGHAGFDATNHDVKAVEYFVRHRLSEDSDASAWIHFGLTSEDVNNLAHRLLVRDAVDEVLLPKLYEVRKSLADMARDHRDLPMLARTHGQPATPTTFGKEMAVYAARLGRATGRIRRATDGLRGKLGGASGTYAAHVAAYPDVDWRAFAEDFVTGLGLAFEPLTTQVNPCDDLAALFDAFRGANDVLLDLDLDVWLYVSDRYLGQEAVEGETGSSTMPHKVNPIDFENSEGNLSKANSDLTFLADYVTTSRLQRDLSDSTVKRNIGAAFAHCLIGYGKTATGLEKVVPTEAVMREELENTPEIIGEAVQTILRREGQEDAYERVKAVTRGREVTIEDFRSMFDELDVDEDVREELHALTPTGYTGVASELVDDLT
- a CDS encoding TrmB family transcriptional regulator, whose product is MSATQEAVLAMEALGLTEYEARCFVALTRISNGTAKEVGQVADIPRSRVYDTIEGLERRGLVEIQQSDPREFKAVPIEMAVRRIREDYDSRINAAENALQQVEEPETDDDEGMWAITQPDHVTERIELFLDAAEDEIHYVIVTEEVVERSILTHLDQAANRGVEVVVEVSTDDLGERLREAVPDADVVVASDLETTNPVYGEWPGQLLMVDNRSVVAAGIEETDLPDVTQELAVWTYGRDHGFAVWIRELLNDRHEKLSAQ
- a CDS encoding PPOX class F420-dependent oxidoreductase; protein product: MASIPDDFQNLFEKQTFAHISTLLPNGAPHVTPVWIDYDADADRLLVNTERDRRKEKNARNDSRVAVSMVDPDNPYRMLSVTGEVDEITTENAREHIDELAKRYMGEDEYPNPIQTERVIISIEPENVRAFEA